A stretch of Helicobacter pylori oki112 DNA encodes these proteins:
- the panD gene encoding aspartate 1-decarboxylase, with product MTFEMLYSKIHRATITDANLNYVGSITIDEDLAKFAKLREGMKVEIVDVNNGERFSTYVILGKKRGEICVNGAAARKVAIGDVVIILAYASMNEDEINVHKPCIVLVDEKNEILEK from the coding sequence ATGACTTTTGAAATGCTTTATAGTAAAATCCATAGGGCTACTATCACAGACGCTAATCTCAATTATGTAGGCTCGATCACCATAGATGAGGATTTAGCCAAGTTCGCCAAGCTCAGAGAGGGCATGAAAGTGGAAATCGTGGATGTCAATAACGGCGAACGCTTCAGCACCTATGTGATTTTAGGGAAAAAAAGGGGCGAAATTTGCGTCAATGGCGCAGCGGCCAGAAAGGTGGCCATAGGCGATGTGGTGATCATTTTAGCTTATGCGAGCATGAATGAAGATGAGATCAATGTGCACAAGCCATGCATCGTGCTAGTGGATGAAAAGAATGAAATTTTAGAAAAATAA
- a CDS encoding AAA family ATPase: MAKFNQDLNEVLNQALNLALDLNHALCTTEHVLLVILEHESGAKIIGALERDDYDKLKQILKDYLLQYVPLKSDPAKMPARSFVLLRMLKRMYASGFESVGVEELLILMLDHPDCYASKLMDSFGIARLYSNPASLDLDNHGIPNDINDNEEAPKNTPLKKYAKNLSALAQDNALDPVIGREEEILRVIEILGRRKKNNPLLIGEAGVGKTSIAEALALKIAQKEVPEFLQEYEVYSLDLALMVAGAKYRGDFEKRLKKTLKEIQQNGRIILFIDEIHTLLGAGSSNAGSLDAANILKPVLTDGGLKCLGATTFEEYRSVFEKDKAFNRRFSVIKVEEPSKEACYLILKKIAPLYEEHHQVRYDESVFKACVDLTSDYMHDKFLPDKAIELLDEVGSRKKINPKKGKKIGVDDVKETLALKLKIPKMRLSSDKKALLRNLEKSLKNKIFAQAEAINLVSNAIKIQYCGLSSKNKPVGSFLFVGPSGVGKTELAKELALNLNLHFERFDMSEYKEAHSVAKLIGSPSGYVGFEQGGLLVNAIKKHPHCLLLLDEIEKAHSNVYDLLLQVMDNATLSDNLGNQASFKHVILIMTSNVGSKDKDTLGFFSAKNTKYDKAVKELLTPELRSRIDAIVPFNALSLEDFERIVSVELDKLKALALEQDITLKFHKEVVKFIAQKSYQTTLGAREIKKIIHNEIKTPLSDLLLLQSFKKPCKIACLLEKNQLVLKEIKRAQKVKENDF, from the coding sequence ATGGCTAAATTCAATCAAGATCTCAATGAAGTTCTAAACCAAGCTTTAAATTTAGCCCTGGATCTTAACCACGCCCTTTGCACCACAGAGCATGTGCTACTAGTCATTTTAGAGCATGAGAGCGGGGCAAAGATTATTGGCGCTTTAGAAAGAGATGACTATGATAAATTAAAACAAATCCTTAAAGACTATTTGTTGCAATACGTGCCTTTAAAGAGCGACCCAGCCAAAATGCCTGCCAGGAGTTTTGTGCTATTAAGAATGCTTAAAAGAATGTATGCGAGTGGTTTTGAGAGCGTGGGCGTGGAAGAATTGCTTATTTTAATGCTGGATCACCCCGATTGTTACGCTTCAAAACTCATGGATAGTTTTGGCATCGCTCGTTTGTATTCTAATCCTGCTTCATTGGATTTGGATAACCATGGTATTCCTAATGACATTAATGATAATGAAGAAGCACCCAAAAACACTCCCCTAAAAAAATACGCTAAAAATTTGAGCGCTTTAGCCCAAGACAACGCTTTAGATCCAGTCATTGGCAGAGAAGAAGAGATTTTAAGAGTGATAGAAATTTTAGGGCGCAGAAAAAAGAATAACCCGCTTTTAATTGGCGAAGCAGGGGTGGGCAAAACCTCCATCGCTGAAGCTTTGGCTTTAAAAATCGCTCAAAAAGAAGTGCCGGAGTTTTTGCAAGAATATGAAGTTTATTCTTTGGATTTAGCCTTAATGGTGGCTGGGGCAAAATACAGAGGGGATTTTGAAAAACGCTTGAAAAAAACGCTCAAAGAAATCCAACAAAACGGCCGTATCATTTTATTCATTGATGAAATCCACACCCTTTTAGGCGCAGGGAGCAGTAACGCTGGGAGCTTGGATGCGGCGAATATATTAAAGCCGGTTTTAACGGATGGGGGCTTGAAATGTTTAGGAGCGACCACTTTTGAAGAATACCGCAGCGTGTTTGAAAAAGACAAGGCTTTTAATAGGCGCTTTTCAGTCATAAAAGTTGAAGAGCCTTCTAAAGAAGCGTGTTACTTGATTTTAAAAAAGATCGCTCCCCTTTATGAAGAACACCACCAGGTGCGTTATGATGAGAGCGTGTTTAAGGCATGCGTGGATTTAACGAGTGATTACATGCATGATAAATTCTTGCCGGATAAAGCGATTGAATTATTAGATGAGGTGGGATCGAGGAAAAAAATCAACCCTAAAAAGGGCAAAAAAATCGGCGTTGATGACGTGAAAGAAACGCTCGCTCTGAAGCTTAAAATCCCTAAAATGCGTTTGAGCAGCGATAAAAAAGCCCTTTTAAGGAATTTAGAAAAATCGCTTAAAAATAAGATTTTTGCCCAAGCAGAAGCGATCAACCTCGTCAGCAATGCGATTAAAATCCAGTATTGCGGGCTTTCTTCTAAAAATAAGCCTGTGGGGAGCTTTTTATTCGTGGGGCCTAGTGGGGTGGGGAAAACAGAATTGGCTAAAGAGCTGGCCTTGAATTTGAATTTGCATTTTGAACGCTTTGACATGAGCGAATACAAAGAAGCCCATAGCGTGGCAAAGCTTATCGGGAGTCCTAGCGGTTATGTGGGGTTTGAGCAAGGGGGGTTACTAGTGAATGCGATTAAAAAGCACCCGCATTGTTTGCTGCTTTTAGATGAGATAGAAAAGGCCCACTCTAATGTGTATGATTTGTTGTTGCAAGTGATGGATAACGCTACTTTGAGCGATAATTTAGGCAATCAGGCGAGTTTTAAGCATGTGATACTGATTATGACTTCAAATGTGGGGAGTAAGGATAAGGACACGCTAGGGTTTTTTAGCGCTAAAAACACCAAGTATGATAAAGCCGTTAAAGAGCTTTTGACCCCTGAATTACGATCCAGGATTGATGCGATCGTGCCGTTTAACGCGCTCAGTTTGGAGGATTTTGAACGCATTGTCTCTGTGGAATTAGACAAATTAAAAGCCCTAGCGCTAGAGCAAGACATAACCTTAAAATTCCATAAAGAAGTTGTGAAATTCATCGCGCAAAAAAGCTATCAAACGACTTTAGGAGCGAGAGAAATTAAAAAAATCATTCACAATGAGATCAAAACCCCATTAAGCGATCTATTGCTCTTGCAATCGTTTAAAAAACCTTGTAAGATCGCTTGCTTGCTAGAAAAAAACCAATTGGTTTTAAAAGAAATCAAGCGTGCGCAAAAGGTGAAAGAAAATGACTTTTGA
- a CDS encoding YbaB/EbfC family nucleoid-associated protein: MDFSQLGGLLDGMKKEFSQLEEKNKDTIHTSKSGGGMVSVSFNGLGELVDLQIDDSLLEDKEAMQIYLMSALNDGYKAVEENRKNLAFNMLGNFAKL; the protein is encoded by the coding sequence ATGGATTTTAGTCAATTGGGCGGGCTATTAGACGGCATGAAAAAAGAGTTTTCCCAACTAGAAGAAAAGAATAAAGACACGATCCACACTTCCAAAAGCGGTGGGGGAATGGTGAGCGTGAGTTTTAATGGGTTGGGGGAGTTAGTGGATTTGCAAATTGATGACAGCCTGTTAGAAGATAAAGAAGCGATGCAAATCTATTTGATGAGCGCTTTGAACGATGGGTATAAAGCCGTAGAAGAAAACCGAAAAAATTTAGCCTTTAACATGCTGGGGAATTTTGCTAAATTGTGA